One region of Juglans microcarpa x Juglans regia isolate MS1-56 chromosome 7S, Jm3101_v1.0, whole genome shotgun sequence genomic DNA includes:
- the LOC121240319 gene encoding SUN domain-containing protein 1-like encodes MSTSTVSIMAKPTARRRPVVATEKKTTRIELLAVNDAAAPQPSPKGAAGGDDLAAGNGKDLSHHSSRGERPSRDLELQVKTSLGNDNNSAPLRHARKVLPHRPEQHRWVTVFRVFAKNFILLVVLAGLVQVIRRLAEKPRDSVAGTETGFSELEGRIEEVEAFMKTTAKMIQVQVEVVDRKIENEIGGLRRETKSELKRLETKSEGLERSLGELKEVEWLSEEFDRIYEDLKNSRRKERGDGRGNLDEIRAYAREMIEREIEKHAADGLGRVDYALASAGAMVVKHSAAYSVGKTSNWFSLGGRNAVHADKMLRPSLGEPGQCFALSSGSGFVQIRLRTAIVPEAVTLEHVAKSVAYDRFSAPKDCRVSGWLQGQNPVESVDTEKMFLLAEFTYDLEKSNAQTFNVLNSESSGIVDTVRLDFTSNHGSPSHTCIYRFRVHGREPDSLSTKAM; translated from the exons ATGTCGACCTCCACCGTATCCATCATGGCGAAACCGACTGCTCGGCGCCGACCCGTGGTTGCCACTGAGAAGAAGACTACCAGAATCGAGTTGCTCGCCGTCAACGATGCGGCCGCGCCCCAACCGAGTCCCAAGGGTGCCGCCGGAGGCGACGACTTGGCCGCTGGAAATGGAAAGGACCTGAGCCACCACTCAAGTCGCGGGGAGAGACCGTCAAGGGACTTGGAGCTGCAGGTGAAAACATCCCTGGGAAATGACAACAACAGCGCACCGCTTCGCCACGCTCGCAAGGTGCTCCCTCACAGGCCGGAGCAACATCGCTGGGTGACTGTTTTCAGAGTCTTCGCCAAGAATTTCATCCTACTTGTTGTTCTCGCCGGCTTGGTTCAAGTGATTCGTAGACTCGCTGAAAAACCCAGGGATTCCGTCGCCGGGACAGAGACGGGATTTTCCGAACTCGAGGGACGGATTGAGGAAGTGGAGGCCTTCATGAAGACCACCGCCAAGATGATCCAGGTACAAGTTGAGGTCGTGGACCGCAAGATTGAGAACGAAATCGGAGGGTTGAGGAGGGAAACCAAGAGCGAGTTGAAGAGATTGGAAACCAAGAGCGAGGGATTGGAGAGGTCCTTAGGCGAATTGAAAGAAGTAGAATGGTTATCGGAGGAATTTGATAGGAtatatgaggatttgaaaaattctagGAGGAAAGAACGTGGAGATGGACGTGGGAATTTGGACGAGATTAGAGCGTACGCGAGGGAGATGATTGAGAGGGAGATAGAGAAGCACGCGGCAGATGGACTCGGCCGTGTAGATTACGCCCTGGCAAGTGCCGGGGCGATGGTTGTGAAGCACTCGGCGGCGTATTCGGTGGGAAAGACGAGTAACTGGTTCTCGTTGGGGGGCAGAAATGCGGTTCATGCTGATAAGATGTTGAGACCCAGTTTGGGCGAGCCCGGCCAGTGTTTTGCGTTGAGCTCGGGCAGTGGGTTTGTACAGATTAGGCTGCGCACGGCTATTGTCCCTGAGGCTGTTACTTTGGAGCATGTTGCTAAG AGTGTTGCATATGACAGATTCAGTGCTCCCAAGGACTGCAGGGTCTCTGGATGGCTGCAAGGGCAGAACCCAGTTGAGTCGGTTGATACTGAGAAGATGTTTCTTTTAGCAGAGTTTACTTATGACCTTGAGAAGAGCAATGCTCAAACCTTCAATGTGTTGAACTCAGAAAGCTCTGGCATTGTCGACACAGTCAGGCTGGACTTCACATCCAACCATGGAAGCCCTTCCCATACTTGCATTTACCGCTTCCGAGTGCATGGTCGGGAGCCCGACTCTCTTTCTACGAAGGCAATGTAG
- the LOC121241577 gene encoding type I inositol polyphosphate 5-phosphatase 10-like, with product MPLGQDVQTFRVFVATWNVGGKSPHSGLNLNDILHADQSDIYILGFQEIVPLNAGNVLVVEDNEPAAKWLALINQSLNKSYEVALRPLNPVASPGGSLFFSKYSLKKLSKTFRTESRRRLKTCNCTPDVERKQRKDFCFRYQQSHISKDDISLEEDYDVPNGIDIAKFSIPSSTNHKNYSLIASKQMVGIFLTVWVRKELVQHIGHLRISYFCRGIMGLGNKGCISLSMLFHQTSFCLVCCHLASGEKEGDELRRNMDVIEILKNTQFPKICKSAHSRVPDKIVEHDRVIWLGDLNYRIALSYSDTRKLLEENAWDALLNKDQLRIEREAGRVFKGWKEGKIYFAPTYKYSYNSDTYAGETKNSEKKRRTPAWCDRILWHGTGIRQLSYIRRESRFSDHRPVCATFLVDVVVSGGLKKGSAGSQMKVGIHYDIDSFNCPSEDSSIFLIFNIAFTLSRSCTFPHGQENPGYNPANGC from the exons ATGCCTCTTGGTCAAGATGTTCAGACATTTAG AGTCTTTGTAGCAACATGGAATGTAGGTGGGAAATCTCCCCACAGTGGACTTAACCTGAACGATATTCTTCATGCAGATCAAtcagatatatatatcttgGG TTTTCAGGAAATTGTCCCTTTAAATGCTGGGAATGTCCTAGTCGTAGAAGATAATGAGCCTGCAGCAAAATGGTTAGCTTTGATCAATCAGTCACTAAACAAATCATATGAGGTGGCATTGAGACCATTAAATCCCGTGGCCTCCCCTGGTGGTTCCTTGTTCTTCTCAAAATATTCCCTTAAAAAGCTTAGCAAGACTTTTAGGACGGAGAGCAGGAGGAGGCTGAAGACTTGCAACTGTACACCTGATGTAGAAAGGAAGCAGCGTAAGGATTTCTGTTTCCGTTACCAACAATCACATATAAGCAAAGATGACATTTCCTTAGAAGAGGATTATGATGTACCTAATGGAATTGACATTGCGAAATTCTCCATTCCCTCGAGTACCAACCACAAGAACTACAGTCTAATAGCCAGTAAGCAAATGGTGGGAATTTTTCTGACTGTTTGGGTGAGGAAGGAGCTTGTTCAGCATATAGGCCACTTGAGGATCTCCTACTTTTGTCGTGGAATTATGGGCCTGGGAAACAAG GGGTGTATTTCTCTCAGTATGCTATTCCATCAGACAAGCTTTTGCCTTGTTTGCTGTCACTTGGCATCTGGAGAGAAGGAGGGGGATGAGCTTAGAAGAAATATGGATGTCATTGAGATACTGAAAAATACTCAGTTTCCAAAGATTTGCAAATCGGCTCACAGTAGGGTGCCAGATAAAATCGTTGAACATGA TCGGGTCATTTGGTTAGGGGACTTGAATTACCGAATAGCATTGAGCTACTCTGACACAAGAAAGCTCCTGGAGGAGAATGCCTGGGATGCACTTCTTAACAAAGATCAG CTGAGAATTGAAAGAGAAGCAGGGCGAGTATTCAAGGGATGGAAAGAGGGTAAGATCTACTTTGCACCCACATACAAGTACTCCTACAACTCAGACACCTATGCTGGAGAGacaaaaaattcagaaaagaaGAGGAGAACTCCTGCTTG GTGTGACAGAATACTGTGGCATGGAACTGGGATACGGCAACTTTCTTACATACGTAGAGAGTCCAGGTTTTCTGATCACCGGCCTGTTTGTGCAACATTTTTGGTGGATGTTGTTGTATCAGGTGGATTAAAGAAGGGATCAGCAGGGTCTCAAATGAAAGTTGGGATTCA TTATGACATTGATAGTTTCAATTGCCCAAGCGAGGATTCATCCATCTTCCTTATCTTCAACATTGCCTTCACCCTCTCAAGATCTTGTACATTCCCACACGGACAGGAAAACCCGGGGTACAACCCGGCCAACGGTTGCTAG
- the LOC121240320 gene encoding ABSCISIC ACID-INSENSITIVE 5-like protein 2: MGIETMGSQGVGNSNGKQSQLQPLVRQNSMYSLTLDEVQNQLGDLGKPLSSMNLDELLKNVWTAEVHQSTGMDIEGTAQASQTALQRQASLSLTSALSKKTVDEVWRDIQQSKNSEEKKSRERQPTLGEMTLEDFLVKAGIVAETSTEKSSAGPVGVDQNTVLQFPQQGQWMQYQQQQYQQPQQSMMGVYMPGQPIPQPLHMGAGAVMDVPYPENQVALTSPLMGNLSDTQMPGRKRGVPEDMIEKTVERRQKRMIKNRESAARSRARKQAYTNELENKVSRLEEENERLRKRKELEKMLPSAPPPEPKYQLRRTSSAPF; this comes from the exons ATGGGGATCGAGACAATGGGTTCTCAAGGTGTAGGCAATAGTAATGGAAAACAGTCGCAATTACAGCCATTGGTGCGGCAAAACTCAATGTACAGTCTTACACTTGATGAGGTTCAAAATCAGTTAGGTGACTTGGGGAAGCCACTTAGCAGTATGAACCTCGATGAGCttctaaaaaatgtttggaCTGCCGAGGTGCACCAGTCCACAGGTATGGACATTGAGGGCACAGCACAGGCCAGTCAGACTGCCCTGCAGCGTCAGGCTAGCCTATCATTAACTAGTGCACTGAGCAAGAAGACGGTGGATGAGGTTTGGAGAGATATTCAGCAAAGcaaaaatagtgaggaaaagaAGTCTCGGGAACGGCAGCCTACTTTGGGAGAGATGACTTTGGAGGATTTCTTGGTGAAGGCAGGAATTGTGGCTGAAACATCTACAGAGAAATCCAGTGCTGGTCCTGTTGGTGTTGATCAGAACACAGTCTTGCAGTTTCCACAGCAAGGTCAGTGGATGCAgtatcaacaacaacaatatcagCAACCACAACAAAGCATGATGGGGGTTTATATGCCTGGCCAGCCTATACCACAGCCACTGCACATGGGGGCTGGTGCTGTGATGGATGTTCCATATCCGGAGAATCAGGTAGCATTAACTTCGCCATTGATGGGAAACTTGTCGGACACACAAATGCCTGGGAGGAAAAGAGGTGTCCCGGAAGACATGATTGAGAAGACTGTTGAGAGAAGGCAAAAGAGGATGATCAAGAACCGTGAATCTGCTGCTCGCTCACGAGCAAGGAAGCAG GCTTACACTAATGAACTGGAGAACAAAGTTTCACGTCTGGAAGAGGAAAACGAAAGGCTCCGGAAACGGAAG
- the LOC121241033 gene encoding probable pectinesterase/pectinesterase inhibitor 47, producing MAITMRRPVFSFILSCAFLSLFLALYTSADQSSLSQSRSDACKSTLYPKLCRSILSAIRSSPSDPYGYGKFSVKQCLKQARKLSIRIGHYLTHKRRSLMSRAEVGALDDCRQLSQLNVDYLQSIAAKLKSAYSLNDELVDRVQTLLSAIVTNQQTCYDGLEDSKSSIVGALSEPLNNVTRLYSVSLGLVTHALERNLKRNKKKKGYKGGMFPTKGHPVRERLESLIKVLRKNSCKKSKEDCPKRTERILDELREDNGILVNDTVTVGLDGTDNFTSITEAIASAPNNTMPEDGYFVIYARQGCYQEYVAVPKYKKNIMLLGDGLNRTVITGNHSVIDGWTTFNSSTFAVSGDRFVAVDITFRNTAGPEKHQAVALRNNADLSTFYRCSFEGYQDTLYVHSLRQFYRECDIYGTVDFIFGNAAAVFQSCNIYARKPMANQKNAVTAQGRTDPNQNTGISIHNCTVEAAPDLAMNLNSSTLTYLGRPWKMYSRTVYMQSYIGGLIHQVGWLEWNGTIGTDTLYYGEFKNHGPGADTAKRVQWPGYSLMNASQALNFTVDNFTLGETWLPYTDIPFSAGLLDI from the exons ATGGCAATCACAATGCGAAGGCCAGTCTTTTCCTTCATTCTCTCCTGTGCctttctctcacttttcttGGCTCTGTATACCTCGGCTGATCAGTCCTCATTATCGCAGTCGCGTTCTGATGCATGCAAATCTACTCTCTACCCAAAACTCTGCCGCTCAATCCTCTCCGCCATCCGCTCCTCGCCGTCCGACCCCTACGGCTACGGCAAGTTCTCCGTTAAGCAATGCCTGAAGCAAGCACGAAAGCTGTCGATACGGATCGGCCACTACCTCACGCACAAGCGGCGCTCGTTAATGAGCCGCGCTGAGGTCGGGGCGCTCGACGATTGCCGCCAACTCTCTCAGCTCAACGTTGACTACCTGCAGTCCATCGCCGCCAAGCTCAAGTCTGCCTACTCGTTGAACGACGAGCTCGTGGATCGAGTGCAGACTTTGCTGAGCGCGATCGTGACGAACCAGCAGACCTGTTACGACGGGCTCGAGGATTCCAAGAGCAGCATCGTGGGCGCGTTGTCTGAGCCGCTGAACAACGTCACTCGGCTGTACAGTGTGTCTCTTGGGTTGGTGACGCATGCGTTGGAACGAAATCTTAAAcgaaacaagaagaaaaaggggTATAAAGGTGGAATGTTTCCGACCAAGGGACACCCGGTCCGAGAACGACTCGAAAGTCTCATCAAG GTCCTACGGAAAAACTCATGCAAAAAATCGAAGGAAGATTGCCCCAAGAGAACGGAACGGATTCTCGATGAATTAAGGGAGGACAATGGAATACTTGTGAACGATACAGTGACTGTCGGCCTTGACGGCACCGACAACTTCACGTCAATCACGGAGGCCATCGCATCTGCTCCAAATAATACAATGCCAGAAGATGGATACTTCGTTATCTACGCTAGACAAGGATGCTACCAGGAATACGTTGCGGTGCCCAAGTATAAGAAGAATATAATGCTGCTTGGAGATGGCCTAAATCGGACGGTCATTACAGGAAACCATAGTGTGATCGACGGCTGGACAACTTTTAACTCTTCCACCTTTG CTGTCTCTGGAGACCGGTTTGTAGCAGTAGACATTACGTTCAGGAACACAGCTGGTCCTGAAAAACATCAAGCAGTAGCTCTGAGGAACAATGCTGACCTCTCCACATTCTATCGTTGTAGTTTTGAAGGCTACCAAGACACTCTTTATGTTCACTCTCTCAGACAATTCTACAGGGAATGTGACATATATGGGACTGTAGATTTCATTTTTGGGAATGCTGCTGCTGTTTTTCAGAGCTGCAATATATATGCTCGAAAGCCTATGGCTAACCAAAAGAATGCCGTCACAGCCCAAGGCCGGACAGACCCAAACCAGAACACTGGTATTTCCATCCACAACTGCACAGTTGAAGCTGCACCAGACTTGGCTATGAACTTGAACTCCAGTACCTTAACTTATCTGGGTCGACCTTGGAAGATGTATTCTAGGACTGTGTACATGCAATCCTATATTGGAGGTTTGATCCATCAAGTTGGATGGTTGGAATGGAATGGAACGATTGGAACAGACACACTTTATTATGGGGAGTTTAAGAATCATGGGCCAGGTGCAGATACAGCTAAGAGAGTGCAATGGCCAGGTTATAGTTTGATGAATGCTTCACAGGCTTTGAACTTTACTGTGGATAATTTCACACTTGGGGAAACTTGGTTGCCTTATACTGATATACCCTTTTCAGCTGGACTTCTAGATATCTAA